A window from Salmo trutta chromosome 29, fSalTru1.1, whole genome shotgun sequence encodes these proteins:
- the ptpmt1 gene encoding phosphatidylglycerophosphatase and protein-tyrosine phosphatase 1 isoform X1: protein MSGALARVLFYPTLAYNVVMEKVSSRRWFNRVDQTIILGALPFKSMTNELVQTENVRGVITMNEEYETKYFCNSAEEWKAEGVEQLRLSTVDLTGVPSLENLHRGVEFALSHREKGSSVYVHCKAGRCRSATLAAAYIIRIHCWSPEEACQMLASVRPHVIIRSSQLEMLRRYHQQVCGGDSI from the exons ATGTCTGGGGCGTTAGCAAGGGTACTGTTTTATCCCACATTAGCGTATAATGTTGTCATGGAAAAAGTATCCTCAAGACGGTGGTTCAATCGCGTGGATCAGACTATCATTCTAGGAGCCCTGCCTTTCAAATCAATGACTAAtgag CTGGTGCAGACAGAAAATGTCAGGGGGGTAATAACCATGAACGAGGAATATGAAACAAAATACTTCTGCAACTCAGCTGAG GAGTGGAAAGCCGAGGGGGTGGAGCAGCTGCGACTCAGCACAGTGGACCTGACCGGTGTGCCCAGTCTAGAGAACCTGCACAGAGGAGTGGAGTTTGCACTCAGTCACCGGGAAAAGGGCTCCAGTGTGTATGTCCACTGTAAAGCTGGACGCTGTCGCAGTGCTACACTAGCTGCTGCATACATCATACGG ATACACTGCTGGAGTCCAGAGGAAGCATGTCAGATGTTGGCCTCTGTCCGACCACATGTAATAATTCGTTCTTCACAGCTGGAGATGCTTCGGCGGTACCATCAGCAAGTCTGTGGCGGGGATTCCATTTAA
- the ptpmt1 gene encoding phosphatidylglycerophosphatase and protein-tyrosine phosphatase 1 isoform X2, which yields MLVQTENVRGVITMNEEYETKYFCNSAEEWKAEGVEQLRLSTVDLTGVPSLENLHRGVEFALSHREKGSSVYVHCKAGRCRSATLAAAYIIRIHCWSPEEACQMLASVRPHVIIRSSQLEMLRRYHQQVCGGDSI from the exons ATG CTGGTGCAGACAGAAAATGTCAGGGGGGTAATAACCATGAACGAGGAATATGAAACAAAATACTTCTGCAACTCAGCTGAG GAGTGGAAAGCCGAGGGGGTGGAGCAGCTGCGACTCAGCACAGTGGACCTGACCGGTGTGCCCAGTCTAGAGAACCTGCACAGAGGAGTGGAGTTTGCACTCAGTCACCGGGAAAAGGGCTCCAGTGTGTATGTCCACTGTAAAGCTGGACGCTGTCGCAGTGCTACACTAGCTGCTGCATACATCATACGG ATACACTGCTGGAGTCCAGAGGAAGCATGTCAGATGTTGGCCTCTGTCCGACCACATGTAATAATTCGTTCTTCACAGCTGGAGATGCTTCGGCGGTACCATCAGCAAGTCTGTGGCGGGGATTCCATTTAA